A part of Misgurnus anguillicaudatus chromosome 6, ASM2758022v2, whole genome shotgun sequence genomic DNA contains:
- the cav2 gene encoding caveolin-2, whose protein sequence is MGLEREKAETSVIMDEDEFNKSIEPILGKQKAHVYSAVPDRDPKNINSHVKVGFEDIIAEPISTHSFDKVWIGSHAVFELVKYVVYLVLTTILAIPMAFVAGIVFGILSCIHIWVVIPVVHGCMMTLPPIQVIWTSLVDTFIRPLYFSIGRCLSSVNIKTLQN, encoded by the exons atggGACTTGAAAGAGAAAAAGCGGAGACCAGCGTTATTATGGATGAAGACGAATTCAACAAATCCATTGAACCAATACTGGGGAAGCAAAAAGCGCACGTTTATTCAGCGGTACCGGACAGAGACCCTAAAAATATTAACTCACACGTAAAG GTTGGCTTTGAAGACATCATCGCAGAGCCCATCTCCACACACAGCTTTGATAAAGTATGGATTGGCAGTCATGCTGTGTTCGAGCTGGTGAAATATGTTGTCTACCTGGTCCTCACCACGATTTTGGCCATTCCCATGGCATTTGTTGCAGGGATTGTTTTCGGGATCCTCAGCTGCATACATATTTG GGTGGTGATACCGGTGGTCCACGGTTGCATGATGACCCTGCCTCCCATTCAGGTGATCTGGACCAGTTTGGTGGACACGTTCATACGACCTCTCTACTTCAGCATTGGGAGGTGCTTGTCGTCCGTCAACATCAAGACTTTGCAAAACTAA
- the cav1 gene encoding caveolin-1 has protein sequence MTSGYKDGSPEEEYAHSPFIRKQGNIYKPNNKEMDNDSINEKTLHDVHTKEIDLVNRDPKHLNDDVIKVDFEDVIAEPPGTYSFDGIWKASFTTFTVTKYWCYRLLTALVGIPLALVWGIFFAILSFIHIWAVVPCVRSYFIEIHCISRVYSICVHTFCDPLFEAMGKCFSSVRVTTTKVV, from the exons ATGACTAGCGGATACAAGGACGGGTCACCTGAAGAG GAATACGCGCACTCACCTTTCATCAGGAAACAGGGCAACATTTACAAACCAAATAATAAAGAAATGGATAACGACAGCATCAACGAAAAGACTCTACATGATGTCCACACTAAAGAGATTGACCTGGTCAACAGGGACCCGAAGCATTTAAATGACGATGTGATTAAG GTGGACTTTGAGGATGTGATCGCAGAACCCCCCGGCACCTACAGCTTTGACGGCATATGGAAAGCCAGCTTCACAACCTTCACAGTAACCAAATACTGGTGCTACAGGCTGCTGACGGCCCTGGTCGGCATCCCGCTCGCTCTCGTATGGGGCATCTTCTTTGCCATCCTCTCCTTTATCCACATCTGGGCTGTGGTGCCGTGCGTGAGAAGCTACTTTATTGAGATCCACTGCATCAGTCGAGTCTACTCCATCTGTGTGCACACCTTCTGCGACCCGCTATTCGAAGCCATGGGGAAATGCTTCAGCAGCGTCCGGGTCACCACCACAAAAGTGGTGTAG